In a genomic window of Wyeomyia smithii strain HCP4-BCI-WySm-NY-G18 chromosome 1, ASM2978416v1, whole genome shotgun sequence:
- the LOC129717528 gene encoding microfibril-associated glycoprotein 4-like isoform X2, which translates to MKLIVLLVLFPGTFIGMVSSRRRIQCRLLQPVVQTETTTLAPPVHIINSTEFEMIMAKLDALDLRLVKTEFALQNTVHTIANEVSNLGQVMEKLAWVAGQTELSSSFVEHHVKLIEYNLTALQKDVRDVLSVQQRLPTRSYIENALVKLRFVPAPAEPMTEEKVQMMVETMQSMMMDEPIYEYCDQLPETSKSGVYIIHPDVDFREPMKVFCNQTFMAGGWTVIQNRFNGTVNFYRDFQEYKRGFGKMDGGEFWLGLDRIHRLTYSAPHELVIVLEDWEGVWKYARYENFEVAGEYENYKINKIDGYYGTAGDSMNYTINGYFTTFDQDHDTNEKENCAVKYHGAWWYKACHSSNLNGKFLRGNTTEFGAGMNWNTFHGMNYALKSSMIMIRRRLDLITLDAHRTHTVFENATIDEGDKVNSVE; encoded by the exons ATGAAGCTCATAGTGCTGCTGGTGTTATTTCCTGGAACATTCATCGGCATGGTGTCCTCTAGACGAAGGATACAATGTCGCCTGTTGCAACCGGTCGTACAAACGGAAACAACGACATTGGCACCTCCAGTTCATATCATAAACAGCACCGAGTTTGAGATGATTATGGCGAAATTAGATGCGTTGGATTTACGCCTTGTGAAGACAGAATTTGCCCTTCAGAATACGGTGCACACGattgcaaatgaagtttctaatTTGGGCCAGGTGATGGAGAAGCTGGCTTGGGTGGCCGGTCAAACCGAACTTTCTAGCAGTTTTGTGGAGCACCATGTAAAGTTGATCGAATACAATTTGACAGCCTTACAGAAGGATGTCAGAGATGTGCTAAGCGTTCAGCAACGGCTGCCGACGAGAAGCTACATAGAGAATGCATTGGTGAAATTGAGATTTGTCCCAGCCCCAGCAGAGCCGATGACTGAAGAAAAAGTTCAGATGATGGTGGAAACTATGCAATCGATGATGATGGATGAACCAATCTACGAGTACTGCGACCAGCTGCCAGAGACTAGTAAATCTGGTGTGTACATCATTCACCCGGATGTAGATTTCCGGGAGCCAATGAAAGTgttttgtaatcaaactttcatGGCTGGTGGTTGGACAGTGATTCAAAATCGTTTCAATGGAACAGTAAACTTTTATCGCGATTTTCAAGAGTACAAACGAGGATTCGGTAAAATGGATGGTGGTGAGTTCTGGCTGGGGCTTGACCGAATCCACCGATTGACTTACTCCGCCCCGCACGAGTTAGTTATAGTTCTGGAAGACTGGGAAGGTGTATGGAAATACGCCCGGTATGAAAATTTTGAGGTAGCTGGAGAGtatgaaaattataaaataaataaaatcgatGGGTACTACGGAACAGCGGGAGACTCGATGAACTACACCATAAATGGCTATTTTACTACTTTCGACCAGGATCATGATACAAATGAGAAGGAAAACTGTGCCGTCAAGTATCACGGCGCTTGGTGGTATAAAGCGTGCCATTCAAG CAACCTAAATGGGAAATTCCTGCGAGGAAATACTACCGAGTTTGGTGCTGGCATGAACTGGAATACGTTTCACGGGATGAATTATGCGTTGAAATCGTCTATGATTATGATCAGAAGGCGACTAGATTTGATTACGCTGGATGCCCACCGCACACATACGGTTTTCGAGAATGCTACTATAGATGAAGGTGATAAAGTAAATTCTGTTGAATAA
- the LOC129717528 gene encoding microfibril-associated glycoprotein 4-like isoform X1, translated as MKLIVLLVLFPGTFIGMVSSRRRIQCRLLQPVVQTETTTLAPPVHIINSTEFEMIMAKLDALDLRLVKTEFALQNTVHTIANEVSNLGQVMEKLAWVAGQTELSSSFVEHHVKLIEYNLTALQKDVRDVLSVQQRLPTRSYIENALVKLRFVPAPAEPMTEEKVQMMVETMQSMMMDEPIYEYCDQLPETSKSGVYIIHPDVDFREPMKVFCNQTFMAGGWTVIQNRFNGTVNFYRDFQEYKRGFGKMDGGEFWLGLDRIHRLTYSAPHELVIVLEDWEGVWKYARYENFEVAGEYENYKINKIDGYYGTAGDSMNYTINGYFTTFDQDHDTNEKENCAVKYHGAWWYKACHSSSNLNGKFLRGNTTEFGAGMNWNTFHGMNYALKSSMIMIRRRLDLITLDAHRTHTVFENATIDEGDKVNSVE; from the exons ATGAAGCTCATAGTGCTGCTGGTGTTATTTCCTGGAACATTCATCGGCATGGTGTCCTCTAGACGAAGGATACAATGTCGCCTGTTGCAACCGGTCGTACAAACGGAAACAACGACATTGGCACCTCCAGTTCATATCATAAACAGCACCGAGTTTGAGATGATTATGGCGAAATTAGATGCGTTGGATTTACGCCTTGTGAAGACAGAATTTGCCCTTCAGAATACGGTGCACACGattgcaaatgaagtttctaatTTGGGCCAGGTGATGGAGAAGCTGGCTTGGGTGGCCGGTCAAACCGAACTTTCTAGCAGTTTTGTGGAGCACCATGTAAAGTTGATCGAATACAATTTGACAGCCTTACAGAAGGATGTCAGAGATGTGCTAAGCGTTCAGCAACGGCTGCCGACGAGAAGCTACATAGAGAATGCATTGGTGAAATTGAGATTTGTCCCAGCCCCAGCAGAGCCGATGACTGAAGAAAAAGTTCAGATGATGGTGGAAACTATGCAATCGATGATGATGGATGAACCAATCTACGAGTACTGCGACCAGCTGCCAGAGACTAGTAAATCTGGTGTGTACATCATTCACCCGGATGTAGATTTCCGGGAGCCAATGAAAGTgttttgtaatcaaactttcatGGCTGGTGGTTGGACAGTGATTCAAAATCGTTTCAATGGAACAGTAAACTTTTATCGCGATTTTCAAGAGTACAAACGAGGATTCGGTAAAATGGATGGTGGTGAGTTCTGGCTGGGGCTTGACCGAATCCACCGATTGACTTACTCCGCCCCGCACGAGTTAGTTATAGTTCTGGAAGACTGGGAAGGTGTATGGAAATACGCCCGGTATGAAAATTTTGAGGTAGCTGGAGAGtatgaaaattataaaataaataaaatcgatGGGTACTACGGAACAGCGGGAGACTCGATGAACTACACCATAAATGGCTATTTTACTACTTTCGACCAGGATCATGATACAAATGAGAAGGAAAACTGTGCCGTCAAGTATCACGGCGCTTGGTGGTATAAAGCGTGCCATTCAAG CAGCAACCTAAATGGGAAATTCCTGCGAGGAAATACTACCGAGTTTGGTGCTGGCATGAACTGGAATACGTTTCACGGGATGAATTATGCGTTGAAATCGTCTATGATTATGATCAGAAGGCGACTAGATTTGATTACGCTGGATGCCCACCGCACACATACGGTTTTCGAGAATGCTACTATAGATGAAGGTGATAAAGTAAATTCTGTTGAATAA